The DNA segment CAGTGCGGCCATGCCCAGAATCACCGGAATCGCCAGACCGCCGGTGGCGACGGTGGCCCCGACGCCTGCCACCGTGCCGATGGTGCCCAGCAGGCCCGCGCCCGCACCGACGACGGCGCCCACACCAGTGCCCTTGACTGCGCCTGCGCCCGCATCTTCAGCGGCAGCGCTGGGCTGACCGTCCATGCTGGTGCCCGCCGTGTTGTCGTAGGTGCGGACGTCGCCGCCCACCGCCGTGGTGCTGCCCATCTCGCTGTGGCGGCCATAGGTAGAGGTACCCAGCGTTGGGGCCACCACGTTCTTCTGCTGCATTTCGGCAATGAAAGCATCGGCCTGTGCCGTCGTTGGAAAGAGAATGTGTTTCATGACACTCAGTCTGGCCGCGAGGCCGCCGTGCCGCATGAGACGACCTCAAACAGGCGTTGCGGTGATCCTGAAATGACCTGTAGGTCGGTCTCATCTGGGGAATTGCACTGGTCAGGCGATTTTCGTGGCCTCGTAGACCTGGGAAGGCCGGGCAAACTCCTCCTGGGCGGCCACCAGCATGATCTCGCGACTGTTCTGCTTGTGCGTGAGTTTCAGCAGGCCGTAGAGCGCGCTCATCGACAGGCTCAGGGCCGCCGCCACATCACGCGTTTGCAGGTAGTGCCCGAAGAACAGCGCGGCAATCGCGTCCCCGGTGCCGTTGCGCGGCGGGTCCAGCGGCAGCAGCGGCGTGCGGCACAGCCACGCCCCGTCGTCCGTGACGACCAGCGTCTCGATCTGGTCCGCCGGGGCGTCCTGGCGCACCAGACTGGTGACCACCACGATCCGGGGGCCAGAGGCGTACAGGCGTCCCCGCAACTCGGAGGCCGCCTCCAGCGCGTCGTTCAGGGTGTGGACCGACTTGCCCGTCAGCAGTTCCAGCTCGAACTGGTTGGGCGTCAGGATGTCGGCGGCCCCCAGCGCCTGCGCGGCGATCAGCTCCGGCAGTTCCGGGCGCACGAACACGCCGCGCCCCACGTCGCCCATCACCGGGTCACAGCAGTACAGCGCCGCCGGGTTGGCCTCACGCACCCGCCGCACCGCCTCCACCACCGCCGCCACCGTGCCACCCGATCCCATGTAGCCGCTCAGCACACCCGCGCATTCGGCCAGCACGCCGCGCGCCTCGATGCCGTCCACCAGTTCGGCGATCTGCTCGGGGGGAAACACAGCTCCGGTCCACGCGCCGTAGCCGGTGTGGTTGGAAAACTGCACGGTGTTGATGGCCCAGACCTCGATGCCCAGACGTTGCAACGGGAACACGGCAGCGGCGTTGCCGACATGCCCGAAGCTGACCCACGACTGGATGCTCAGGACGTTCAGGGGCGGCACATTCAGGGGCTGTGGAGTGGGCGAGGTCATGCCCAGCAGCATAGGGCGTGGGTGGGGGAGATGGAGAGGCCAGAAGCCCTCGGGTGTGGGGTTGGATTTTTAATGGCGCTGGAGGTCTCGTCTGGAGTTCAGACCCAGATGGCCCACGTGCGTACCGTAATCCTTCACCTTGCGGCTGGCCCCCGCCGTCCGGCATACTCTTGAGCGCCGCAGGCTGGCGCGTTGGCACACCCAACCGTCGCCCCCTGACGATAACCGCATAGTCTTTCCGCCCCCGGCCCTGTCAGGCCGAGTTCACAGCGGCGTGCCGCACGCGCCCAGCAGAGGTTCCTTTTGACCGCAATCCCCAAATCTTTCGCTCCCAAATTCGACTTTCAGGCCTACCGGCACGAGTGGTT comes from the Deinococcus sp. AJ005 genome and includes:
- the pdxY gene encoding pyridoxal kinase PdxY yields the protein MTSPTPQPLNVPPLNVLSIQSWVSFGHVGNAAAVFPLQRLGIEVWAINTVQFSNHTGYGAWTGAVFPPEQIAELVDGIEARGVLAECAGVLSGYMGSGGTVAAVVEAVRRVREANPAALYCCDPVMGDVGRGVFVRPELPELIAAQALGAADILTPNQFELELLTGKSVHTLNDALEAASELRGRLYASGPRIVVVTSLVRQDAPADQIETLVVTDDGAWLCRTPLLPLDPPRNGTGDAIAALFFGHYLQTRDVAAALSLSMSALYGLLKLTHKQNSREIMLVAAQEEFARPSQVYEATKIA